Proteins from a single region of Sesamum indicum cultivar Zhongzhi No. 13 linkage group LG5, S_indicum_v1.0, whole genome shotgun sequence:
- the LOC105162703 gene encoding 4-alpha-glucanotransferase DPE2 produces MVNLGLFHGSKTSNSVILSFKIPYYTHWGQHLLVCGSEPVLGSWNVKKGLLLRPSHQGDELIWSGSLPVPAEFNCEYSYYVVDDEKNVLRWEAGKKRNLLLPNGVQNGQLVELHDLWQTGSDDLPLRSAFKNVIFRKSWNPEVDRPLVSVRSVLDHEDSVVVQFRICSPNIEEDTSVYVIGSPSNLGRWKIEDGLKLNYAGESVWLAGSVMRKDDFPIKYRYCKYSKAKNLALETGGNRELFVDFSTSQPKYIVLSDGLMREMPWRGTGVAIPMFSVRSEDDMGVGEFLDLKLLVDWAVESGFHLVQLLPINDTSVHGMWWDSYPYSSLSVFALHPLYLRVQALSENISKDIMEEIQRTRKQLDGKNVDYEATMAAKLSIAKKIYSQEKEIVFSSVAFQNFFSENQDWLKPYAAFCFLRDFFETSDHSQWGRFSLFSEDKLEKLVSKDSLHYDIICFHYYIQFHLHMQLSEAASYAREKGVVLKGDLPIGVDRNSVDTWVFPNLFRMNTSTGAPPDYFDKNGQNWGFPTYNWEEMSKDNYAWWRGRLTQMAKYFTAYRIDHILGFFRIWELPDHAMTGLCGKFRPSIPLSQEELEREGIWDFNRLSQPYIKQQHLQEKFGASWTIIASNFLNEFRKDHYQFKEDCDTEKKIASKLKSCLEKSIFLESEEKIRRNLFDLIQNVVLIKDREDSKKFYPRFNLEDTSSFSDLDEHSKNILKRLYYDYYFQRQETLWRQNALKTLPVLLNSSDMLACGEDLGLIPSCVHPVMQELGLIGLRIQRMPSEPGVEFGIPSQYSYMTVCAPSCHDCSTLRAWWEEDEDRRRRFFQTVVGSDLLPPDRCTPEIVEFVLRQHVEAPSMWAIFPLQDLLALKDKYTTRPAAEETINDPTNPKHYWRYRVHVTLESLLEDKELISSIKGLVHGSGRSCPSSHGDELGLGKSSKDSVKQPAGNGKGEDHVASQLNGIPKKEEAVTVA; encoded by the exons ATGGTGAACCTGGGGTTATTTCATGGGAGCAAGACATCGAATTCAGTGATCCTGAGCTTCAAAATACCTTATTATACTCACTGGGGGCAGCACCTACTGGTATGTGGTTCAGAACCTGTCCTTGGCTCATGGAATGTGAAGAAAGGCCTTTTGCTGAGGCCGTCTCACCAAGGGGATGAGCTTATATGGTCTGGCAGTCTGCCGGTCCCTGCTGAGTTTAATTGTGAGTATAGTTATTATGTCGTGGATGATGAGAAAAATGTCTTAAGATGGGAGGCtgggaagaaaagaaacttgtTATTACCTAATGGTGTTCAAAATGGACAGTTGGTGGAGCTTCATGATCTCTGGCAG ACTGGTTCCGATGATCTACCTTTAAGGAGTGCGTTTAAGAATGTTATATTTCGAAAAAGTTGGAACCCAGAAGTGGACAGACCCCTTGTATCGGTTCGAAGTGTGCTGGATCATGAAG aTTCAGTTGTCGTACAATTCAGAATTTGCTCCCCAAATATTGAAGAAGACACATCA GTTTATGTCATTGGTAGTCCTTCAAATCTGGGTCGATGGAAGATTGAAGATGGACTTAAACTCAATTATGCTGGTGAATCCGTTTGGCTAGCTGGATCTGTAATGAGAAAGGATGACTTTCCTATAAA ATATAGATACTGCAAATATAGCAAAGCAAAAAATCTTGCTCTAGAAACTGGTGGTAATAGGGAACTCTTTGTCGACTTCTCAACTAGTCAACCCAAGTACATTGTCCTCTCAGATGGCTTGATGCGA GAAATGCCTTGGAGAGGCACTGGTGTAGCTATACCCATGTTTTCAGTCAGATCAGAGGATGATATGGGAGTTGGGGAGTTTCTTGATTTAAAGTTACTAGTGGACTGGGCAGTTGAGTCGGGCTTCCATTTGGTTCAGCTCTTGCCAATCAATGATACATCTGTACATGGAATGTGGTGGGATTCATATCCTTACAG CTCCCTCTCAGTATTCGCATTGCATCCCTTATACCTAAGAGTGCAGGCTCTCTCAGAGAATATCTCAAAGGATATCATG GAAGAGATACAGCGGACTAGAAAACAGCTGGATGGGAAG AATGTGGATTATGAGGCCACCATGGCTGCAAAACTTTCCATTGCCAAGAAGATATATTCTCAGGAGAAGGAAATTGTATTTAGTTCAGTTGCCTTCCAGAACTTCTTTTCTGAGAATCAG GATTGGTTAAAACCCTATGCAGCCTTTTGTTTTCTAAGGGATTTTTTTGAAACATCAGATCACAGCCAGTGGGGtcgtttttctcttttttcagAGGACAAG CTTGAGAAACTAGTCTCCAAAGACAGCTTGCACTATGACATAATTTGCTTTCATTATTATATCCAGTTCCATTTACACATGCAA TTATCAGAAGCTGCGTCATATGCTAGAGAGAAAGGAGTGGTATTAAAAGGAGATTTGCCAATTGGAGTTGACAGGAATAGTGTGGATACTTGGGTGTTCCCAAACCTCTTTCGCATGAATACCTCAACTGGGGCACCTCCAGactattttgataaaaatggaCAGAATTGGGGATTCCCTACTTATAACTGGGAAGAAATGTCCAAAGATAACTATGCTTGGTGGCGTGGTCGTTTAACACAG ATGGCGAAGTACTTTACAGCATACAGGATTGATCATATATTGGGTTTCTTCAGAATCTGGGAGCTTCCAGATCATGCAATGACTGGTCTTTGCGGGAAATTTCGACCATCTATTCCACTGAGTCAG GAAGAACTTGAAAGGGAAGGAATATGGGACTTTAATCGCTTGAGCCAGCcatacatcaaacaacaacaTTTACAG GAGAAGTTTGGAGCTTCCTGGACTATAATTGCTTCCAACTTCCTGAATGAATTCCGGAAAGACCATTATCAG TTCAAGGAGGACTGCGAtactgaaaagaaaattgcatcCAAGCTGAAGTCATGCTTGGAAAAATCCATCTTCCTGGAGAGTGAGGAAAAAATTCGGCGCAACCTCTTTGATCTTATTCAG AATGTAGTCCTTATCAAAGATCGAGAAGATTCAAAAAAGTTCTATCCCCGCTTCAATCTTGAGGACACTTCAAGCTTTAGTGATTTGGACGAACATAG CAAAAATATCTTGAAAAGGCTATATTATGATTACTATTTCCAGCGGCAAGAAACTCTGTGGCGTCAAAATGCACTAAAGACATTGCCCGTTCTCTTGAACTCATCAGATATGCTGGCTTGTGGAGAAGATCTTGGGTTGATTCCTTCTTGCGTTCACCCT GTCATGCAAGAACTCGGTTTGATTGGTTTGCGCATACAACGTATGCCGAGTGAACCTGGTGTGGAATTCGGTATTCCTTCACAGTACAGTTATATGACG GTATGCGCTCCATCGTGTCATGACTGTTCCACCCTCCGTGCTTGGtgggaagaagatgaagatcgAAGGCGGAGATTTTTCCAGACTGTGGTGGGCTCTGATCTGCTACCACCTGATAGGTGCACTCCTGAAATTGTAGAGTTCGTTTTACGCCAGCACGTTGAAGCTCCATCAATGTGGGCAATTTTTCCACTTCAG GATTTGCTAGCACTGAAAGACAAATACACGACTCGACCGGCTGCAGAGGAGACAATAAATGACCCGACAAATCCAAAACACTACTGGCGATACC GGGTACATGTGACATTGGAGTCCTTGCTGGAGGATAAAGAACTTATATCTTCTATCAAAGGCCTCGTCCACGGTAGTGGAAGATCGTGCCCTTCTTCACATGGCGACGAATTGGGACTAGGAAAGTCGAGCAAGGATTCCGTTAAGCAACCGGCCGGAAATGGGAAAGGAGAAGACCATGTTGCCAGTCAGCTGAATGGAATTCCTAAGAAAGAGGAGGCAGTAACAGTTGCTTGA
- the LOC105162704 gene encoding uncharacterized protein LOC105162704, translating to MGKGEDVETFPSTALDGQGTSPGAGNSNGCCSGCSRLKGLASFRCVFALVLGVAVLLSAVFWLPVFHFRDQKDLDLDYAGHDIVASFMLKKPASFLKDYILQLEDDIFDEMSFSSTKVEVISLESSAGSNITKVVFAVESDVTTQSLIRASFVSLVTHQSFLHLTESLFGDPFSFEVLKFRGGITASPEQKAFLMQSVQILFNFTLNFSIDQIINNFDELRSQLKTGLRLAPYENLYIRLTNLKGSTIAPPTTVQSQVLLAVGINPSKSRLKQLAQTITGSHTKNLGLDNTVFGRVKQVSLSSILQHSLGSDGSSPSPSPSPSPSPSPMANSHHHHRRHHRDASLSPRIAPSPSILKGGSVTGKRSPMSTPVPAPAPGKNNAAEPPACHFGYNNRYPWKHNKHSHTAPSASPVYAPHAAPSQPKQTKHGTPKVSPVPAESPLPNLAHSHSLPPSHSEYHASAPAVVPLISPSPSPSSAGIFLSNSWGLLLLILLGLHL from the exons ATGGGCAAGGGAGAGGATGTGGAAACTTTCCCAAGTACAGCACTTGATGGTCAGGGTACAAGCCCCGGTGCTGGAAACAGTAATGGCTGCTGCTCGGGCTGCAGTAGGCTTAAAGGGTTGGCGAGTTTCAGATGTGTTTTTGCTTTGGTGCTCGGTGTTGCAGTGCTTTTGTCTGCTGTTTTTTGGCTGCCAGTCTTTCATTTTCGAGATCAGAAAGATCTGGATCTGGACTATGCAG GTCATGATATAGTGGCAAGTTTTATGCTGAAGAAACCAGCTTCTTTTCTCAAAGACTATATCTTGCAACTTGAAGATGATATTTTTGACGAGATGAGCTTCTCCTCTACTAAG GTAGAAGTAATATCTTTAGAATCGTCTGCTGGATCAAACATAACGAAGGTTGTGTTTGCAGTTGAATCTGATGTGACAACACAAAGTTTGATCAGAGCCTCCTTCGTCTCGCTGGTTACACATCAATCATTTCTCCATTTGACTGAATCGTTGTTCGGggatcctttttcttttgaggtGCTCAAATTCAGAGGAGGGATCACTGCTAGTCCTGAGCAGAAGGCATTTCTTATGCAAAGTGTTCAGATCCTTTTTAACTTTACCTTGAACTTCTCCATTGATCAAATCATAAACAACTTTGACGAACTTAGGAGCCAACTGAAAACGGGCTTACGTTTGGCTCCATATGAG AACTTGTATATTCGACTGACTAATCTAAAGGGTTCGACCATAGCTCCGCCGACAACAGTTCAATCGCAAGTTCTTCTGGCGGTGGGCATTAATCCCTCGAAGTCAAGGTTAAAGCAGTTGGCTCAAACTATCACTGGATCTCACACAAAAAATCTTGGTCTGGATAACACTGTATTTGGCCGGGTTAAGCAAGTTAGTCTTTCATCCATATTGCAACACTCCCTCGGCAGTGATGGAAGCAGtccatcaccatcaccatcgCCATCACCTTCTCCATCTCCCATGGCGAATTCCCACCATCACCACCGCCGCCACCATCGTGATGCCAGTCTTTCTCCTAGGATTGCACCTTCGCCGTCAATATTGAAAGGTGGATCTGTAACTGGGAAAAGATCACCCATGTCTACCCCTGTGCCTGCACCGGCGCCTGGCAAGAATAATGCAGCTGAGCCTCCTGCTTGTCATTTTGGTTACAATAATAGGTATCCGTGGAAGCACAATAAGCACTCTCACACGGCACCCTCTGCATCACCCGTTTATGCACCGCATGCTGCTCCATCACAGCCGAAGCAAACAAAACACGGCACACCTAAAGTGTCACCGGTTCCTGCAGAAAGTCCCTTGCCAAATTTAGCTCACTCTCATAGTCTGCCTCCATCACACAGTGAATATCATGCAAGTGCGCCGGCTGTTGTGCCATTAATTTCTCCCTCGCCGTCTCCGT CTTCTGCAGGAATCTTCTTGTCCAACTCTTGGGGTTTGCTGCTGTTAATATTACTTGGATTGCATTTATAG
- the LOC105162705 gene encoding nascent polypeptide-associated complex subunit alpha-like protein — protein sequence MTQSQEELLAAHLEQQKIDHEEPLVEDEDDDDDEDDEGDEDEAEGQEDASGRSKQSRSEKKSRKAMLKLGMKPILGVSRVTVKKSKNILFVISKPDVFKSPNSDTYVIFGEAKIEDLSSQLQTQAAEQFKAPNVSNVVPKAEPAPLPQDDEDVDETGVEPKDIELVMTQAGVSRARAVKALKDADGDIVSAIMELTN from the exons ATGACTCAATCACAAGAAGAGTTGTTGGCCGCTCATCTCGAGCAACAGAAGATTGAC CACGAGGAGCCTTTGGTTgaggatgaagatgatgatgatgatgaagatgatgaaggagatgaagatgaagcTGAAG GACAAGAAGATGCCAGTGGTAGGTCAAAGCAGAGCCGAAGCGAAAAGAAGAGCCGCAAGGCAATGCTAAAACTAGGAATGAAGCCCATCCTTGGGGTCAGCCGGGTCACTGTTAAGAAGAGCAAGAAT ATCCTGTTTGTCATCTCAAAGCCAGATGTCTTCAAGAGCCCGAATTCAGATACATATGTAATCTTTGGTGAGGCGAAGATTGAGGATTTGAGCTCACAACTGCAAACTCAAGCTGCTGAGCAGTTCAAGGCTCCTAATGTCAGTAATGTTGTACCAAAGGCAGAGCCAGCACCTTTGCCTCAGGATGACGAAGATGTAGATGAGACTGGTGTGGAACCAAAGGACATTGAGCTGGTGATGACACAAGCTGGGGTTTCAAGAGCTCGCGCTGTCAAAGCTCTCAAGGATGCAGATGGAGATATTGTCTCTGCCATTATGGAACTCACAAACTAG
- the LOC105162795 gene encoding probable E3 ubiquitin-protein ligase RHC1A yields MTNEENNQRPRFMEAVSNFLRQQMALRSNTSDVGGTSGPLNGNSWNSFLVFSGDMPVSMPGSGGLVEILNETLGFRRENGGDYFIGPGVEEFFEHATRNGLRVSLPASRTLIDALPTIKISKKHVRVDLTCAICQERFELGSQVRKLPCKHLYHSDCIVSWLEQRSSCPVCRQQLTSQQMTSGSDNQNSREPSRGRSSSRRVGSREDRTANQGAKRRWSFMWPFGSSRSNPNRHETIEARTDPYQQNGHQSEYSHWPFE; encoded by the coding sequence ATGACTAATGAAGAAAACAACCAAAGACCGAGGTTTATGGAAGCCGTCTCAAACTTTCTCAGACAACAGATGGCTCTAAGAAGCAACACGTCTGATGTTGGAGGGACATCTGGTCCTCTGAATGGTAATTCATGGAACTCATTCCTGGTTTTCAGTGGAGATATGCCCGTCAGCATGCCTGGCAGTGGTGGGCTTGTAGAGATCCTTAATGAAACTCTAGGATTTAGACGAGAAAACGGGGGCGATTACTTTATTGGACCGGGAGTTGAAGAATTCTTTGAACACGCTACCCGTAATGGTTTGCGTGTCTCTCTCCCAGCTTCAAGAACCTTGATTGATGCCTTACCAACAATCAAGATTTCAAAGAAGCATGTTCGTGTTGACTTAACCTGTGCCATTTGTCAAGAAAGATTCGAGCTGGGTTCTCAAGTAAGAAAGCTTCCATGCAAACATTTATATCACTCAGATTGTATTGTGTCATGGCTAGAACAACGCAGTTCATGTCCTGTCTGCCGCCAACAGCTAACTAGTCAGCAAATGACCAGTGGCTCCGATAATCAGAACTCAAGAGAACCAAGTAGAGGTAGGAGTAGCAGCAGGAGAGTGGGTAGTCGAGAGGATAGAACTGCAAATCAGGGAGCGAAGAGGCGGTGGTCATTCATGTGGCCCTTTGGTTCGTCCCGATCCAATCCTAACCGTCATGAGACTATTGAAGCTCGTACAGATCCCTACCAGCAAAATGGCCACCAGTCAGAGTATTCCCACTGGCCTTTCGAATAG